In one window of Corallococcus macrosporus DNA:
- a CDS encoding SPFH domain-containing protein, producing MSANAKSQARNNAQDMQQEMGRPSLIRLEGGLERSRYSDGWRAGKPAEDPDKVKKWGLITARPSEFLIHMRRGRVREVSGQGASCFKLPGDSVAIVPTSIQRLQFTADQVTSEKVGVAVTGLAVYRIADPLIAFRMLNFSYPERAQEKLAELLGEMFVGAARRLVANLSVEECLTRRKEGIAEELMREIAPVLSGRGRLEDRTDSGWGVLLDTIEIQDVRVLSGAVFEHMQARFRREQERQAREAELAKERFVRREETEAERVLNLQKLAAKEEVRQRTQATEEQARLEQLAVEARLAQAKMEQVRQQQAERTSVEREVALAKLTAQEEVRTRTQALKEQARLEALATDARLEEARLTSERQLAYNRAQGSLEQLRWEQEAEAAKAQVELERLRRQQEAEAARHDVQLAEARQEAEQLSARLQVLLAKQSIAEAEAGIAELELRRTRAHQGLEMERAKALRDIENSVSAEVIQLTLAQQLPQVAAAFQQRMGEVHVTAVDGANPFGYIAAAVEGVMGLARSAGLKVPASPAQQ from the coding sequence ATGAGCGCCAACGCGAAGTCGCAGGCCCGGAACAACGCCCAGGACATGCAGCAGGAGATGGGGCGGCCGTCGCTGATCCGCCTGGAGGGAGGCCTGGAGCGCTCCCGCTACTCGGACGGGTGGCGGGCGGGCAAGCCCGCGGAGGACCCGGACAAGGTGAAGAAGTGGGGCCTCATCACGGCGCGGCCCAGCGAGTTCCTCATCCACATGCGCCGCGGCCGCGTGCGCGAGGTGAGCGGCCAGGGCGCCAGCTGCTTCAAGCTGCCGGGGGACTCGGTGGCCATCGTGCCCACCAGCATCCAGCGGCTCCAGTTCACCGCAGATCAGGTGACCAGTGAGAAGGTGGGCGTCGCGGTGACGGGCCTGGCGGTGTACCGCATCGCGGATCCGCTGATTGCCTTCCGGATGCTCAACTTCAGCTACCCGGAGCGCGCGCAGGAGAAGCTGGCGGAGCTGCTCGGGGAGATGTTCGTGGGCGCGGCCCGGCGCCTGGTGGCGAACCTCTCCGTGGAGGAGTGCCTCACCCGCCGCAAGGAGGGCATCGCCGAGGAGCTGATGCGCGAGATCGCGCCCGTGCTCTCCGGGCGCGGCCGGCTGGAGGACCGCACGGACTCCGGCTGGGGCGTGCTGCTGGACACCATCGAGATTCAAGACGTGCGCGTGCTCTCCGGCGCCGTCTTCGAGCACATGCAGGCCCGCTTCCGCCGTGAACAGGAGCGGCAGGCGCGCGAGGCGGAGCTGGCCAAGGAGCGCTTCGTGCGGCGCGAGGAGACGGAGGCCGAGCGCGTGCTCAACCTCCAGAAGCTCGCCGCGAAGGAGGAGGTCCGTCAGCGCACGCAGGCCACGGAAGAGCAGGCCCGGCTGGAGCAGCTCGCGGTGGAGGCGCGGCTCGCACAGGCGAAGATGGAGCAGGTGCGCCAGCAGCAGGCGGAGCGCACGTCCGTGGAGCGCGAGGTGGCGCTCGCCAAGCTGACCGCGCAGGAGGAGGTCCGCACGCGCACGCAGGCCCTGAAGGAGCAGGCCCGCCTGGAGGCGCTGGCCACGGACGCGCGGCTGGAGGAGGCGCGGCTCACCAGCGAACGGCAGCTCGCGTACAACCGCGCCCAGGGCTCGCTGGAGCAGCTGCGCTGGGAGCAGGAGGCGGAGGCCGCCAAGGCGCAGGTGGAGCTGGAGCGCCTGCGCCGCCAGCAGGAGGCGGAGGCCGCGCGTCACGACGTGCAGCTCGCCGAGGCCCGGCAGGAGGCCGAGCAACTGTCCGCCCGGCTCCAGGTGCTGCTGGCGAAGCAGTCCATCGCGGAGGCGGAGGCCGGCATCGCGGAGCTGGAGCTGCGGCGCACCCGCGCCCATCAGGGGCTGGAGATGGAGCGCGCCAAGGCGCTGCGCGACATCGAGAACTCGGTGAGCGCGGAAGTCATCCAGCTGACGTTGGCCCAGCAGCTGCCGCAGGTGGCGGCGGCCTTCCAGCAGCGGATGGGCGAGGTGCACGTGACGGCGGTGGATGGAGCGAACCCCTTTGGCTACATCGCCGCCGCCGTGGAGGGCGTGATGGGGCTGGCGCGCTCCGCGGGCCTGAAGGTGCCTGCCTCCCCGGCGCAGCAGTAG
- a CDS encoding protein-disulfide reductase DsbD family protein, giving the protein MDTKKLTLAAVVAGVAVAVVPWLLPAGPSAGLDAAQFLESGSLAWGALVVFAGGLLTAMTPCVYPLIPITVSVFGARKAEGRGRSLALTSAYIVGMGVVFSALGILAAKTGQAFGSMLGSPAVVMGLALFLLLLASSMFGAFELALPSSLQTKLSNVGGAGLAGAFVMGSVSGFLAAPCTGPVLTGLLAFVAKSANTTLGATLLFIYALGIGVPFFLIGVFTVRLPRGGVWMEWVKSVLGIMLVALAFSYLKDAFPWARDTVKALGAEVGQVPGAVIAAVLVTVGVLVGAVHRSFKEGARDFGFKALGVVLVVGALVVRGGALDARPTGELWVRMGLQERPVAPSWQWHHVMPAKTATFDASQFEQVLAAAKQEGRPVLIDFFADWCAACKELDRLTYPSTEVISQAQDSRFLTIKIDATNSEDHLDALMEKLGVEGLPTVAFVNPDGTVLTRPRVTGFLEPVPFAAEMQKVVLQ; this is encoded by the coding sequence ATGGACACGAAGAAGCTGACGCTGGCGGCGGTGGTGGCGGGAGTGGCGGTGGCGGTGGTGCCATGGCTCCTGCCCGCCGGCCCGAGCGCGGGGCTGGACGCGGCCCAATTCCTGGAGAGCGGCAGCCTCGCGTGGGGCGCGCTGGTGGTGTTCGCCGGCGGCCTGCTCACCGCGATGACGCCGTGCGTGTACCCGCTCATCCCCATCACCGTGTCGGTGTTCGGCGCACGGAAGGCGGAAGGGCGGGGCCGCTCACTGGCGCTGACGTCGGCGTACATCGTGGGCATGGGCGTGGTGTTCAGCGCGCTGGGCATCCTGGCGGCGAAGACGGGCCAGGCCTTCGGCTCCATGCTGGGCAGCCCCGCGGTGGTGATGGGGCTGGCGCTGTTCCTGCTGCTCTTGGCCTCGTCCATGTTCGGCGCGTTCGAGCTGGCGCTGCCGTCGTCCCTGCAGACGAAGCTCAGCAACGTGGGCGGCGCGGGCCTGGCGGGCGCGTTCGTGATGGGCAGCGTGTCCGGGTTCCTGGCGGCGCCGTGCACGGGGCCGGTGCTCACGGGCCTGCTGGCCTTCGTGGCGAAGTCCGCCAACACGACGCTGGGCGCGACGCTGCTGTTCATCTACGCGCTGGGCATCGGCGTGCCGTTCTTCCTCATCGGCGTGTTCACCGTGCGCCTGCCGCGCGGCGGCGTGTGGATGGAGTGGGTGAAGAGCGTGCTGGGCATCATGCTGGTGGCGCTCGCGTTCTCGTACCTGAAGGACGCCTTCCCCTGGGCGCGCGACACCGTGAAGGCGCTGGGCGCCGAGGTGGGCCAGGTGCCCGGCGCGGTGATTGCCGCGGTACTGGTGACAGTGGGCGTGCTCGTGGGCGCGGTGCACCGCTCGTTCAAGGAGGGCGCGCGCGACTTCGGCTTCAAGGCGCTGGGCGTGGTGCTGGTGGTGGGCGCGCTGGTGGTGCGCGGCGGCGCGCTGGACGCGCGGCCCACGGGTGAGCTCTGGGTGCGCATGGGCCTCCAGGAGCGTCCGGTGGCGCCGTCCTGGCAGTGGCACCACGTGATGCCGGCGAAGACGGCCACGTTCGACGCGAGCCAGTTCGAGCAGGTGCTCGCGGCGGCGAAGCAGGAGGGCCGCCCGGTGCTCATCGACTTCTTCGCGGACTGGTGCGCGGCCTGCAAGGAGCTGGACCGGCTGACCTACCCGTCCACGGAGGTCATCTCCCAGGCCCAGGACAGCCGCTTCCTCACCATCAAGATCGACGCGACCAACAGCGAGGACCACCTGGACGCGCTGATGGAGAAGCTGGGCGTGGAGGGCCTGCCCACGGTGGCCTTCGTGAACCCGGACGGCACCGTGCTGACCAGGCCGCGCGTGACGGGCTTCCTGGAGCCCGTGCCCTTCGCGGCGGAGATGCAGAAGGTCGTCCTCCAGTAG
- the hscB gene encoding Fe-S protein assembly co-chaperone HscB: MRTHFDVFGLPRSHAVDVPALEKQYRELSLQLHPDRVGPGDAKARLAAVEGTTALNEAFKTLKDPVRRAFYLLKLHGVDLDREDAGAQKDMPLEFLEEVMELREALDEAIAARDLPRAQGMAKDVAGRKAAALQEAVAALGTLEGAGDSPDGVRKASHALGRVRYFTRFLEQVDAFEEEVLA; encoded by the coding sequence GTGAGGACCCACTTCGACGTGTTCGGGCTTCCCCGCTCCCACGCCGTGGACGTGCCGGCCCTGGAGAAGCAGTACCGGGAGCTGTCGCTCCAGTTGCACCCGGACCGCGTCGGCCCCGGTGACGCGAAGGCGCGCCTGGCGGCCGTGGAGGGCACCACCGCCCTCAACGAGGCCTTCAAGACGCTGAAGGACCCGGTGCGCCGCGCCTTCTACCTGCTCAAGCTCCACGGCGTGGACCTGGACCGCGAGGACGCGGGCGCCCAGAAGGACATGCCCCTGGAGTTCCTGGAGGAGGTCATGGAGCTGCGCGAGGCGCTGGATGAAGCCATCGCGGCCAGGGACCTGCCGAGGGCGCAAGGAATGGCGAAGGACGTGGCGGGCAGGAAGGCGGCGGCGCTCCAGGAGGCCGTCGCGGCGCTCGGGACGCTGGAGGGCGCGGGGGATTCGCCGGACGGGGTGAGAAAGGCGTCGCACGCGCTGGGGCGGGTGCGCTACTTCACGCGCTTCCTCGAGCAGGTGGACGCGTTCGAGGAGGAGGTGCTCGCGTGA
- a CDS encoding zf-HC2 domain-containing protein, with translation MDLWCKKLYRFLDGELESGDEEHFRLHLALCRACASGLHDAMQLEMLSVQALCGAVAHNDAPPPPSAVREPFRFTLPRGRWLQALGALLAMGLGALAAFVTGDGFRTGDAWRADASARELEARIAYPAADRYLPYVPVRTGAGDLAAIAAEPPVPLRTLAALEDRGDLHGIAAAYLVRGELRQAADFLSRTAPSLDRDSDRAVVAMEAGNLRGALDLLEGVLRQAPDHPQALWNRALVLRAMGLPLQAAEAFEAVARRGEPGWSEEAGIRARALRQGGHFLK, from the coding sequence ATGGATCTCTGGTGCAAGAAGCTCTACCGGTTCCTGGATGGGGAGCTGGAGTCGGGGGACGAGGAGCATTTCCGGCTCCATCTGGCCCTCTGCCGCGCGTGCGCCAGCGGGCTGCATGATGCCATGCAGCTGGAGATGCTCAGCGTCCAGGCCCTGTGTGGAGCGGTGGCCCACAACGACGCCCCACCCCCGCCATCCGCCGTCCGCGAACCGTTCCGCTTCACCCTCCCGCGTGGCCGCTGGCTTCAGGCGCTGGGGGCGCTGCTGGCCATGGGGCTGGGGGCGCTCGCCGCGTTCGTGACGGGGGACGGCTTCCGCACCGGGGACGCATGGCGGGCGGATGCGTCCGCGCGGGAGCTGGAGGCGCGCATCGCGTACCCGGCCGCGGACCGCTACCTCCCCTACGTCCCCGTCCGGACGGGCGCGGGGGACCTGGCGGCGATCGCGGCCGAGCCTCCCGTTCCGCTGCGGACCCTGGCCGCGCTGGAGGACCGGGGGGACCTGCACGGCATCGCGGCGGCGTACCTCGTGCGTGGCGAACTGCGTCAGGCGGCGGACTTCCTGTCGCGCACCGCGCCCTCGCTGGACCGGGACAGCGACCGGGCCGTGGTGGCGATGGAGGCGGGGAACCTGCGGGGGGCGTTGGACCTGCTCGAAGGCGTGCTGCGTCAGGCGCCGGACCATCCCCAGGCGCTGTGGAACCGGGCGCTGGTGCTCCGGGCCATGGGGCTGCCGCTCCAGGCGGCGGAGGCCTTCGAGGCGGTGGCCCGCCGCGGCGAGCCCGGGTGGAGCGAAGAGGCCGGCATCCGCGCCCGCGCGCTGCGGCAGGGGGGACATTTCCTGAAATAA
- the iscU gene encoding Fe-S cluster assembly scaffold IscU translates to MAYSEKVIEHYENPRNVGTLDKNDPNVGTGLVGAPACGDVMRLQLKISDSGVIEDARFKTFGCGSAIASSSLVTEWVKGKTVDQAMTISNKDVARELALPPVKIHCSVLAEDAIKAAIEDFKKKRASRQA, encoded by the coding sequence ATGGCTTACAGCGAGAAGGTCATCGAGCACTACGAGAACCCCCGCAACGTGGGGACGCTCGACAAGAACGACCCGAACGTCGGCACCGGCCTCGTGGGCGCCCCCGCCTGCGGCGACGTGATGCGGCTCCAGCTGAAGATCAGCGACTCGGGCGTCATCGAGGACGCGCGGTTCAAGACCTTCGGCTGCGGCTCCGCCATCGCGTCCAGCTCGCTCGTGACCGAGTGGGTGAAGGGCAAGACCGTGGATCAGGCCATGACCATCTCCAACAAGGACGTGGCCCGGGAGCTGGCGCTGCCCCCGGTGAAGATCCACTGCTCCGTGCTGGCCGAGGACGCCATCAAGGCGGCCATCGAAGACTTCAAGAAGAAGCGCGCGTCGCGGCAGGCGTAG
- a CDS encoding HesB/IscA family protein, with amino-acid sequence MNEQAQPTQAPQTTPPKPAPKGIGLADSAVARLKQLLAERQTPDAGLRIAVKGGGCSGLQYSMEWSEKSRERDKVFERDGVRVFVDPKSYLYLIGTELVFEQTLMASGFKLNNPNVKAACGCGESFSV; translated from the coding sequence ATGAACGAGCAGGCCCAGCCGACCCAGGCCCCTCAGACGACGCCCCCCAAGCCGGCCCCCAAGGGCATTGGCCTGGCGGACAGCGCGGTGGCGCGCCTCAAGCAGTTGCTGGCGGAGCGGCAGACGCCGGACGCGGGCTTGCGCATCGCCGTGAAGGGCGGCGGGTGCTCCGGTCTCCAGTACTCCATGGAGTGGTCGGAGAAGTCCCGCGAGCGCGACAAGGTGTTCGAGCGCGACGGCGTGCGCGTCTTCGTGGACCCGAAGAGCTACCTGTACCTCATCGGCACGGAGCTGGTGTTCGAGCAGACGCTGATGGCGTCCGGCTTCAAGCTGAACAACCCCAACGTCAAGGCCGCCTGCGGCTGCGGAGAGAGCTTCTCCGTCTGA
- a CDS encoding RNA polymerase sigma factor, with the protein MVPGREEPPVREGSGGEFAAFAIRHQPVLVAIARNVCGKSASDCDDLVQDVLLRALLQWERLKRWPEPARRAWLVRVLHNRFLDQCRRQGAETDRRVDLHNVHMLFEDPEDTPEPEQWEYVTEDELRQAVARLNEKLRQAFELHARGLRHAEIARRMNTPSAGTVGTWLFHARRRLKAMLHDTAERRRQERER; encoded by the coding sequence ATGGTGCCAGGGAGGGAGGAGCCGCCAGTCCGGGAGGGCTCTGGAGGGGAGTTCGCCGCGTTCGCGATCCGCCATCAGCCGGTGCTGGTCGCCATCGCGCGCAACGTCTGCGGCAAGAGTGCCAGTGATTGCGACGACCTGGTGCAGGACGTGCTCTTGCGCGCGCTCCTTCAGTGGGAGCGGCTCAAGCGGTGGCCGGAGCCCGCGCGCCGCGCGTGGCTGGTGCGCGTGCTGCACAACCGGTTCCTGGACCAGTGCCGCCGGCAGGGCGCGGAGACGGACCGCCGGGTGGACCTGCACAACGTGCACATGCTCTTCGAGGACCCGGAGGACACGCCGGAGCCCGAGCAGTGGGAATACGTCACGGAGGACGAGCTGCGCCAGGCCGTGGCGAGGCTCAACGAGAAGCTGCGCCAGGCGTTCGAACTGCATGCGCGGGGCCTTCGCCACGCGGAGATCGCCCGGCGGATGAACACCCCCAGCGCGGGAACGGTGGGCACGTGGCTCTTCCACGCCCGCCGCCGCCTCAAGGCCATGCTCCACGACACCGCGGAACGCCGCCGCCAGGAGAGGGAACGATGA
- a CDS encoding IscS subfamily cysteine desulfurase → MSLPIYMDNHATTPMDPRVLEAMLPYLREDFGNAASRNHAFGWKAEAAVEKARRQVAELIGASEKEIVFTSGATESDNLAIKGVIEFYKSKGDHIITLKTEHKAVLDTCKRLERVRQERLDELKLLRLGQLAERDVTPEEVPELAAKFNLDADETYKKWAEMPTGGARVTYLDVEKDGRVSLEKLAAAMTPKTVLVSIMFANNEIGVVQPVAEIGKLCRERGVLFHCDAVQGVGKVPFDVEKMNVDLASISAHKMYGPKGVGALYVRRKPRVRIAPMVDGGGHERGMRSGTLNVASIVGFGAAAEVARLDLPEEAARLLRLRERLRTGIMEQLDMVTVNGSLEHRMPGSLNISFSYVEGEALMMSIKDVAVSSGSACTSASLEPSYVLRALGVEEDMAHSSIRFGLGRFNTEEEVDFVIRLVVDKVRKLRDMSPLYEMAKEGIDLKSIEWTAH, encoded by the coding sequence CTGAGCCTGCCCATCTACATGGACAACCACGCGACCACCCCGATGGACCCCCGGGTGCTGGAAGCCATGTTGCCCTACCTCCGCGAGGACTTCGGCAACGCGGCCAGCCGCAACCATGCGTTCGGCTGGAAGGCCGAGGCCGCGGTGGAGAAGGCGCGCCGGCAAGTGGCGGAGCTCATCGGCGCGTCGGAGAAGGAGATCGTCTTCACCTCCGGCGCGACGGAGTCCGACAACCTAGCCATCAAGGGCGTCATCGAGTTCTACAAGTCCAAGGGCGACCACATCATCACCCTGAAGACGGAGCACAAGGCCGTCCTGGACACCTGCAAGCGCCTGGAGCGCGTGCGCCAGGAGCGGCTGGACGAGCTCAAGCTCCTGCGCCTGGGCCAGCTGGCCGAGCGCGACGTCACCCCGGAAGAGGTCCCCGAGCTGGCGGCGAAGTTCAACCTGGACGCCGACGAGACGTACAAGAAGTGGGCGGAGATGCCCACGGGCGGCGCGCGCGTCACCTACCTGGACGTGGAGAAGGATGGCCGCGTGAGCCTGGAGAAGCTGGCCGCGGCGATGACGCCCAAGACGGTGCTCGTCTCCATCATGTTCGCCAACAACGAGATCGGCGTGGTCCAGCCGGTGGCGGAGATTGGCAAGCTGTGCCGTGAGCGCGGCGTGCTCTTCCACTGCGACGCGGTGCAGGGCGTGGGCAAGGTGCCCTTCGACGTGGAGAAGATGAACGTCGACCTGGCCTCCATCAGCGCGCACAAGATGTACGGCCCCAAGGGCGTGGGCGCGCTCTACGTGCGCCGCAAGCCGCGCGTGCGCATCGCGCCCATGGTGGACGGCGGCGGCCACGAGCGCGGCATGCGCAGCGGCACCCTGAACGTGGCGTCCATCGTCGGCTTCGGCGCGGCGGCGGAGGTGGCCCGGCTGGACCTGCCTGAAGAAGCCGCGCGCCTCTTGCGCCTGCGTGAGCGGCTGCGCACCGGCATCATGGAGCAGCTGGACATGGTGACGGTGAACGGCAGCCTGGAGCACCGCATGCCGGGCAGCCTCAACATCTCCTTCTCCTACGTGGAGGGCGAGGCCCTGATGATGTCCATCAAGGACGTCGCGGTGTCGTCCGGCTCCGCGTGCACCAGCGCGTCGCTGGAGCCCTCCTACGTGCTGCGCGCCCTGGGCGTCGAGGAGGACATGGCGCACAGCTCCATCCGCTTCGGCCTGGGCCGCTTCAACACGGAGGAGGAGGTCGACTTCGTCATCCGGCTGGTGGTGGACAAAGTCCGCAAGTTGCGAGACATGAGCCCCCTGTACGAGATGGCCAAGGAAGGCATCGACCTCAAGAGCATCGAGTGGACCGCGCACTAG
- a CDS encoding anti-sigma factor family protein — MSTACEDLQPFLDGALSAEDQRRIRGHLAHCDVCARRFHDLLQLEMLARLALEDAAESERWVSARQARDTVPGSWDDDVPEHWPGDVLPTEAPPPPEREGRAWHQGARRFRRRCPGCANCCPWFSRTEAVEAVSAPRLPCPRSSRSGGTLLRPRSRR; from the coding sequence ATGAGCACCGCGTGTGAGGACCTCCAGCCCTTCCTGGACGGAGCGCTGTCCGCCGAGGACCAGCGCCGCATCCGGGGCCACCTGGCCCATTGCGACGTCTGCGCCCGGCGCTTCCACGACCTCTTGCAGCTGGAGATGCTCGCGAGGCTCGCGCTGGAGGACGCGGCGGAGAGCGAGCGCTGGGTGTCCGCCCGTCAGGCCCGTGACACGGTGCCCGGCTCCTGGGACGACGACGTGCCGGAGCACTGGCCCGGGGACGTGCTCCCCACGGAGGCGCCGCCGCCCCCAGAGCGCGAGGGCCGCGCGTGGCACCAGGGCGCCCGCCGCTTCCGCCGCCGCTGTCCGGGGTGCGCCAACTGCTGCCCGTGGTTCTCGCGGACCGAGGCCGTGGAGGCCGTCAGCGCGCCACGCCTCCCGTGTCCGCGCTCCAGCCGCTCCGGTGGGACGCTGCTGCGGCCCCGCTCGCGGCGCTGA
- a CDS encoding tRNA-uridine aminocarboxypropyltransferase, with amino-acid sequence MRSSTPEDLSGRCERCYLPTALCLCAEVPVIPTRTELLIIRHNKESQKSTNTARIAALALPRCHIVSYGAPGAPFDPSVLETPDTWLLFPDAPEAEGPPPKRLVVIDGSWAQARRMVQRVPALRRLPGLRLPPPAPDTRRLRKPPHPDGMSTLEAMAGALARLEGEELAKPLLTLHELMIERVLASRGRLGWENYL; translated from the coding sequence ATGAGGTCCAGCACCCCGGAGGACCTGTCCGGCCGCTGTGAGCGGTGCTACCTGCCCACGGCCCTGTGCCTGTGCGCGGAGGTGCCCGTCATCCCCACGCGCACGGAGCTGCTGATCATCCGGCACAACAAGGAGTCGCAGAAGAGCACCAACACGGCGCGCATCGCGGCGCTCGCCCTGCCCCGCTGCCACATCGTCTCCTATGGCGCGCCCGGGGCACCGTTCGACCCGTCGGTGCTGGAGACGCCGGACACGTGGCTCCTGTTCCCCGACGCGCCGGAGGCGGAGGGGCCTCCTCCGAAGCGGCTGGTCGTCATCGACGGGAGCTGGGCGCAGGCGCGGCGCATGGTGCAGCGCGTCCCCGCCCTGCGCCGGCTGCCGGGCCTGAGGCTGCCGCCGCCCGCGCCGGACACGCGCCGGCTGCGCAAGCCGCCGCACCCGGACGGGATGTCCACGCTGGAGGCCATGGCTGGAGCGCTCGCGCGGCTGGAGGGCGAGGAGCTCGCGAAGCCGCTCCTCACCCTGCACGAGCTGATGATCGAGCGCGTGCTCGCGAGCCGGGGCCGGCTGGGCTGGGAGAACTACCTCTAG